The Pseudomonas sp. KU26590 genomic sequence TTCATCGCACCGATCTCCAGATGGCATCCGAGTGTCTTTTGGCATCTACAACACAGCTGAAGATGTACAGCGCCTAGGTGCGGCACTGCGCAATGGACTGAAGCAGATTCAGCAGAAAGCAGCGCAATCCACGCTTCGGGAAAAGGGTTAGCCTCGACGGGCTTGCCCTTTTTTGTGGAGTTTAATCCGCATAGCTTTGCCATATGCGTCGGGCCACTGAGCCGACAGTTTCGAAAGGATACGGAACATCGCTCCAGCGATACGTCGAGAAATCTCAGTTCGATAGAGCAAGAGTTCCGCTCCGTGACAGCAATTCGCCAGTCAATGCGTGGCGTATGACTGTGCGTTCTCATCGGATGACCATCTGCGGCTCGCCAGACACAGATGGTAGGTCACCATAGAGAAGATGCTTCAGCATGGATTAGGGGCGAAATCTTCCTTTGCCTTAGCCGGACACCCGGGCTGGGCAAATTTGGCTGCGATGGTACGGTCGTTTGCTAGCCTTGAACCAACGTTTCCAACATGTTAGTTCTACGACTCGTACAGGTGGCTCCATGATCTCAGCCGTTGTTTTCGATGCCTTCGGCACCCTGCTCAACGTCAACGTCAACGTCAACGTCAACGTCAAAAGCAAACGCCATCCCTTCCGGCAGTTGCTCAAGGAGGGGATCGCCGCCGGTCGTAGGCCCTCAAATTGGGAATTCCAGGAAGCCTCGTGGACGGGCTCCCAAGAAGGATATAGCTCTGCTCTCCTCGGTAGATTGCCGGGAGATCGATGACAACTGCATGTCTCAGTATGAATGTCATTCCCAGCGCTTGATCCAACGTGAGTGGATAGTATCGCCCGTCTGAACTATGGCGCTGTACTCAGGGCTGCCAGCGTCCGGCGAAGCATCGTATGCGGACGGTTAACAGTAACCGGCCGGCGAAGTCACCTTTACTCGCCCCCCTTCCCAATGAGTGAGTCTGTGCACCATTTCGCGAGTATTTCAATAGCTTCCCGTTCTAGCTCATTCCAGCCATACCCGGCATTAAGCCGAAAGCAATGGTCGTATCGCTCATCGGTGGCGAAAATATGGCCGGGGGCGATACCAATCCCCCACTCTCGCGCCTTGATAAACAGCGCACGAACGTTGAGCGCTTCTTTCGGCATTTCAACCCACAGCACATACCCACCTTCAGGATCAGATACGCGGGTACCAGACGGGAAACAACGCAAAACCGTCTCGCGCATAAGGCGAATCTGGCTGGCGAGGGTAGCTCGCAGTCTGCGTAAATGCGCGTCATAGCCGCCGTTGCTAAGCATCTCGGCAATCGCCATTTGAGGTGGCACCGAGGTTCCCATGCTCGACGTGTATTTGAGCATCATCAACTGGCGACTGTACTGGCGACTGTAGACCCAACCAATACGCAGCCCCGGTGCCAAGGTCTTGGAGAAGCCGCCGCACAATATAGTGTTAGGGCTAAAGGCCAACATCGGAAACGGGCGCTGCCCGCCAAACGCCGTGTCGCCGAAAATATCGTCTTCAATGATGACTATGCCTTGCTCATCCGCCCGCTGGGCAATAGTAGCCTTTGCTGCGCTGGGTATACTTTTGCCCAGCGGGTTGTTGACATTGGCTAGGGTGACATAGGCCTTTACTGCTTTGCGTGAAAAAAGTAGTACCAACTTGTCGACATCAACATGACCAGAAGCGCCTGTCGGCACTTCGATCACTCGCAATCCGAGACTCCGTAGCATTTGCAGCAACACGAAATAGCACGGTGACTCGACAGCAACTGCATCCCCCGGTAAGAGCGTCGCCCGCAACGCCAGTGACAGCGCTTCGATGCAGCCGTTAGTGATTAGTAAATGGGCAGGTTCGAGGTGACAGCCATAGCTGACGGCACGACGGACAATTTCTGTTTTCAGCGGCTCATAACCGCTGCCCTTGACGGCACTGCCTAAGGCTGACGGTTTTGACTGCCCAGCCTTTCGCAGTAGCAGTGCCAATTTATCGAGTGGGTATAGTGAACTTGCGCCGTTGGCCAAGTCGAGCCGAACCCGGCAATCTGCCCCCACCAGAGATAGATGCAGCTCTGTCTGTTCATCAAGGGGAGCAATTATTTTTGCGTGTTCTCTGAACTTCGACAGTACCGATGCTACGAAAAAACCGGATTTGGGCCTTGCCTCTGCATAGTGCTCATTTTCCAGGGTACGCAACGCTTTCAACGCCGTGGTTAGGCTAACGCTAAACTGCGCGGCGAGCTTGCGTACCGATGGAAGCCGAGCACCGGGACGTAACCCGCCAGCGTCAATGGCAGCCTTGATCTTGTCGGCGATGAGTCGGTACCGGGCATCATTCAACCCTTGCCCTGCTACTCCTAGCATCATCTGTACTACCTCAAACCCAATAGATCTGTATATCGCTGACACGGTAAGGCCAGCTTAGAATCGAACTTATTATACAGACGTGCACGCACGTGAATGAGTAGCACAAGGAATGCTTAATGCGCTTTACAGATAGGATACTCGCGCTCGGTGTGGTGGTTACCTGGGGCGTAAATTTTGTGATTATCAAAGTCGGGCTGGATGGGATGCCGCCCTTCCTGTTAGCGGGGCTACGCTTTACCTTAGTCGCCTTTCCAGCTATTTTCTTCATCAAGCGACCATCCATTCCCTTCAAATGGTTGTTTGCGTACGGCATGACAATAAGCTTCGGGCAATTTGCCTTCCTTTTCCTAGGCATAAAACTGGGGATGCCCGCAGGCATAGCTTCGCTAATCATCCAGGCCCAAGCGTTTTTCACTATGATGCTCGCAGCTTTGCTGCTCTCGGAAAAGCTCAGGTGGAATCATGTTGCGGGCATGTTGATTGCCGCCGTAGGGATGATGCTGCTAGCTAATGCCGCTACCGCCACACAGGCAGGAGGGATCGCGTTGCTGCCGCTTATGCTGACACTTGGCGCCGCTCTGTCCTGGAG encodes the following:
- a CDS encoding PLP-dependent aminotransferase family protein gives rise to the protein MMLGVAGQGLNDARYRLIADKIKAAIDAGGLRPGARLPSVRKLAAQFSVSLTTALKALRTLENEHYAEARPKSGFFVASVLSKFREHAKIIAPLDEQTELHLSLVGADCRVRLDLANGASSLYPLDKLALLLRKAGQSKPSALGSAVKGSGYEPLKTEIVRRAVSYGCHLEPAHLLITNGCIEALSLALRATLLPGDAVAVESPCYFVLLQMLRSLGLRVIEVPTGASGHVDVDKLVLLFSRKAVKAYVTLANVNNPLGKSIPSAAKATIAQRADEQGIVIIEDDIFGDTAFGGQRPFPMLAFSPNTILCGGFSKTLAPGLRIGWVYSRQYSRQLMMLKYTSSMGTSVPPQMAIAEMLSNGGYDAHLRRLRATLASQIRLMRETVLRCFPSGTRVSDPEGGYVLWVEMPKEALNVRALFIKAREWGIGIAPGHIFATDERYDHCFRLNAGYGWNELEREAIEILAKWCTDSLIGKGGE
- a CDS encoding EamA family transporter; protein product: MRFTDRILALGVVVTWGVNFVIIKVGLDGMPPFLLAGLRFTLVAFPAIFFIKRPSIPFKWLFAYGMTISFGQFAFLFLGIKLGMPAGIASLIIQAQAFFTMMLAALLLSEKLRWNHVAGMLIAAVGMMLLANAATATQAGGIALLPLMLTLGAALSWSLGNITNKVIAQKHPTSVMSLVVWSALVPIVPFFVCSWLFDGSRAIKDSLENISRLTVLSLVYLSFFATLFGYAVWGQLLKRYETWRIAPLSLLVPVIGLLSANLLLGETLSASQGASSLIIIAGLLLNMFGEFIPKLWNARI